The genomic DNA acttaaatttcctgatgaacaacataatagcTAATATCTATTGTGGGCTTACCATGGGCCGGGAATTGTGCTAAAACTGCTCCACACGCAATCAGTTTTCATCTTTATAATGTCTTTGAGTCAGACAGGCTTAGTGACGTCTTAGAGAAAaatgtggctcagagaggttcaccAAATTGCTTAAAGTCACCCAGCTCTTTGATTGGAAGCACGTGGATTTAACTTCGTAAATCCAGAGTTTAACCTCAGACCTTCCAATGTttatttcctgtgtgtgtgtgtgtgtgtgtgagtgtgggttGAGGGCCAGAGTGCCAGGATGTGAAAGTGAGAGCACAGCATAACTAACACACATTTACACACAGGATGGTACTGGGGACTGTAGAATTAGAAAAAGCAAAAGGACAAGCCTGGGTTATGGAATATACTAACTCCCTGGgcaagggttttttgtttttgttttgtttttgcttagagaaaacagaaagactgTGGTTTGGAATGAAATTAATTTGATGGGACGGTGTGGTATTGCTTATGAGAAATTTTTGTTTACTGGTGTACAAAAGACCTTGTGTTCaagcttttaatacttttatttcccCTAGTGGTGAGACTCGCTTCTGCCACTGCCATGTGTAAACATAGCAGTGGGATTAATTGAGGCGGTCCCCATGACCTCTCCTTTTCCCCAGTGTGGTTGGTGAGAAGGGTCGAGGCAGGTTTTCTACCTGGAGTAGCTTCTCGGGCTGTGAGAAAATCTAAGCCAGAGGCAGATGGTACTTGGAACAAAACTCCcagttctgatttcttttttttttttttttttgaagtaaacaatctcaaatgtttattatcttcataacaaaacaaaatatgaagcTCAGAACTGGATCACTTGGCCATTTCTCTTCTTATCTCCTCCCAGCTCAAAATGCTTGCATCTCTTAATAGCCAGCATTCTCTTAGATCTGCAGTTCGGCTCAACACATCCAAGCCTCAGCACAATCTTCTTTGTAGTTTTAGCCTTTTTCCGGAAAATCGGCTTAGTCTGCCCACCGTAGGCACTCTGCTTCCTGTCATACCGCCGCTTTCCCTGGGCATACAGAGAATCCTTGTCCTTCTTGTACTGTGTCACTTTGTGGGGTTGGTGCTTGCCACACTTCTTACAGAAAGTCCGGCGGGTTTTAGGAACGTTCACCATGTTTGTGAGAGCGCTATCAGCACGGAAAAGCTGATTTCTTTTTAGTTCTGCTTTTTCAACAGAGCAGCAAAGCTATGCAAAGATCAAAGCTGGTTTGGGCTGGTTGGCTCTGGGTGCTGGAGAGGCTGAACCCCGCTGTTTGGGGAGATCACAGCCCTGGTGAGAAACACCCAGAGagactgaaagagaaagacatttcaTAATAAGAGCTGTAATTATCTCCTGATTGTACTTGGAGGGACATCTCTTAGGAGAGGAAGCTTCATAACCTATAAATCATTTGCAAGGTCATTGGACTATCTTCAGTGATGTatcaattaatttattctttcaacagATATTTGCTTATGGCTGCTGTGTGTCAGACACTGCTCTAAGCGCTGGGGGTACTCCATGCCTTTCATGGGGCTCACATCTGAGTGGAGgcaacagacaataaacaagtaaatccACATATAGTTTATCAGATGGTGATAAATATGAAGAATGAAGcaggggaaaaggggagaaaaagacagggtaaagggtgtgtgtgtgtgtgcgtgcatgcacgtACACGTGCGCTGGTTTAGAAAGGTTTTTCATATAAGGATttgctctggggtctcttttataatgAAACGTTTTATGAGACCTATGGCTTTAAAAATGCATTCAGATTCGACTAATTGGATTTTATGAGAATTCAGCTACAGCTGAAGTTTACTTCTGGTCTAATCctggaaataaaaattgttttccaaacaGATTCACGGTGTATATATAGCATTGATGGTGGGGAGGGAGCTATTTGATGTACATAAGAGAAAGGATTGGTTTTAAGAACCCTGCACAGTGATTGTATAGAAATGGCTGTGGGTAGTTACAAAGGGTTCTTATCTGTTCATTCATGCCCACCTGCCCACACTCCGCATAGATAAACCCCCCTTCCTGTGATTTAGGCTGTACATGAGTTCAGACCAGCTTTCCCTGCAAGTACTGACTTGGAGTCATATTGTTTTTAGGATCCCTTTTTCCAGAATAGTGtctgaaataataatgaaaagtgatGTTAAGCACTTACCAGATCATCCTTTTAATCCTTACAACGATACTGTTAGGTAGGAGCTGTCAttatccccactttgcagatgaggacactgaggctcagagaagttacacGATCTGTGGTACAAGGATAAGTGAATCAGGCAGCGCTGTCTAGCGCCAAGTTCTTAGTCACTATGTTATGCTGCCCCCCTTACTTTATAAGGTCCAAGtgcttgatgaatgaatgagtgaatgctaCTGCCTTGAGTCTAAAGGATGAGGGCATTAGACAGAGACGGAGCCTAGGAGTTCTGTTGAACTGTCCAGAACGGGCAAGCGTAGAGCCAGAACTTTGAGGACTGAATGAACAGGAGAATTGGTCAAGAGCAAATAGAAAAATAGCAAGTTACagtcatttattcaagaaattgaCTCTTAAGACATcttctacatgccaggcattaGGCTAGTTAACCCACCCCTGGCCTTGTAGCCTCACTGCCCAGGAGGGCTTTGGGGAAGAGACCTGGGCTTCCATTCATCTCCTTTCCCTGTTAAAGTGATGCCGTCTGCAGCAAAGGCTGGCCCTGAATCCTGCAGATACTGCCACAGCCTCCAGGCTAGTTCAGTGATTCCAAAATCTGGGCATGGCGTTTGTTACACCTCCACCTCAGGGGGCTTGTGCACTGCTAGGTTGGGGAACCACTGTGCGGACTAGGAGTTTCTAGGTTTTGTAAAACCCCTGCTCCCTTGTGATGAACGGGACAAAGGCCTCAAGGTCCTCTGACAATCCTGGTGTGGAGTAAGGAGGGGAAGCCACGGGAGGGCGCAGGTAACTAGGCCTGCCGAGTAGACTTTGATGGAGTTTTGCTTTCTCCTTTGTTCTATTAAATAATTGATTGCTACGCCCATTTCTCAAACGTGAACCTCTATCATCACATTGAATGTACTTTTAGAAAACCGCACGTGTTCCCTGTTCCCCAGGACTGGCTTTGCCAGCTGCCTTCCCTACCCCCCTTCCTCCATCCACCCCTCCACCTGTTCTAGACCATTGTTTCTCAAACTTCCTGGGTATAAGAATTA from Phocoena phocoena chromosome 16, mPhoPho1.1, whole genome shotgun sequence includes the following:
- the LOC136136415 gene encoding large ribosomal subunit protein eL42-like, whose translation is MVNVPKTRRTFCKKCGKHQPHKVTQYKKDKDSLYAQGKRRYDRKQSAYGGQTKPIFRKKAKTTKKIVLRLGCVEPNCRSKRMLAIKRCKHFELGGDKKRNGQVIQF